CTAGAAGACTGGTCCTTTTTTGCTGTCTATGATGGTCATGCAGGCTCTCGTGTGGCAAATTACTGTTCAACACATTTATTAGAACACATCACCAACAATGATGATTTTAGGGCATCAGAAAAACCAGGATCAGCTCTTGAGCCTTCAGTGGAAAATGTCAAGAGTGGAATCAGAACTGGCTTTTTGAAAATTGATGAATATATGCGCAATTTTTCTGACCTCAGAAATGGAATGGACAGGAGTGGCTCAACAGCAGTGGGAGTTATGATTTCACGTGAGCATATATATTTTATCAACTGTGGTGATTCGCGTGCTGTTCTCTTTAGAAATGGACAAGTGTGTTTTTCAACACAGGATCACAAACCTTGCAACCCAAGGGAGAAGGAGCGAATCCAGAATGCAGGAGGTAGTGTAATGATTCAGCGTGTTAATGGTTCATTGGCAGTTTCTCGAGCTCTGGGCGACTATGACTACAAATGTGTTGATGGCAAAGGCCCTACAGAACAGCTTGTTTCTCCAGAGCCTGAGGTTTATGAAATTTTAAGAGCAGAAGAGGATGAATTTATCATCTTAGCTTGTGATGGAATCTGGGATGTAATGAGtaatgaagagctctgtgaatTTGTTAAGTCTAGGCTTGAAGTATCAGATGACCTGGAAAAAGTGTGCAATTGGGTGGTCGATACTTGTTTACATAAGGTATGTAACTATTTTTCTTAAAAGTTGTTATACAATTGTTGATCTTTAATTATTTAGATGAATACAATACCAGTTAAAAAGAAGAATTTCAGTTCCCTCTGGTTGTAGTTCAGGTAATGCAAATAGCTTGCACTTCCTTCTTGTTACCCAGAGAATTCTTCATGGTTGAATTGTAGCGTGCAGCACACACTGTAAGCTTCGCTTGAATGTGGTGGTGTTTTTCCAACCAACAACATCTGCAAGTCTTGTGCATGTGGAATGACTACTACAATATATTTAATGCTTAATTGAGCCCTGATCTTGCACTGAGCTCCGTATAGGCAGATTCAGTATAGGGCACTGATGTCCAAATTTCATGTGAATAAGTTCATACCGCTTGCAAGATTGGAGTTGAATTTGAAGTTTTAGCCTCAATATTCTGCaactctggaagaggagggaaTTTTTTGACTCCCAACAGCTATCTTTTATTGACTGCGAAAGGTGAGAATCCTTTTAGGCCTGGTGCAGAaggaaacttcaaaaacaaagccCTTTCTACTATGGTATTCTCTCTACTCCACAGTCCTGTTGTACTCCTGCAGGAGAGTGTGTTGATGGGTGCTAGGAACTGCCCCATGGTGTAGGTCTGAACAAAAAAGGCGATGTAAGGACTAGTAACCCTGGGTTTACCATATTAGTTTGGCTACTGGTGGTTGTCACAATGTTCTCTACAGATTTGCAGTGCAAGAATGGATAATCTCTTGAAACCCTCTTTCAAATCTTTATGCTATATAGCAGCAGCTAGGATACCTATTCTTCTTCCAGTCCTTACTAAACTCCTTTACAAGCTCCTGGGACTATACAGCATCAAGAGTTGCAATTAAGTTTATACAAacatgggaggaagaggaagggaaggcCAAACTTTTCATTAATCAGCTCTGTGAGGGTATTAGTATACACTCTGGGAATGGGTGTACAGTAGTAAATTAAATTAGTGCTGGGATTATAGTTTTGCAAATTACTACTGAGCAAAAAGTGAAGTACAAGAGAGAGATTCTGAAAGAAAATAGTGTTGATATGTTTGCACGGTATGTGTTGAACTGTAAGATCAGCTGGAAATGTGTAAACATTTCCAAGTGGAgattaaattaatattaaaaatgtgtaGTTCTGCATAATTTGTAAGAAAATTGGGAGTTCCAGATTAACTATATATTAGTGGCTGACCTGGGGAGGTGGATCGAGAAACGTTATGTTAGATCTTGGCCATATCAGTGATCGTATTCATTTTTGGAACTTCATAGCATCAAAGTGAAATGCAATTTAGGCAGTGGCACAAATAGAATTCAGAtgaacaaatatatttgaaatgagCTGTAGTGTCTCACCTGAGTATTTTCATAGAATGAAATATTAGCTTTTTTAGTTTGTTATTGGTTTGGGTAACAGTTAAACGATTTCTTCATTTTAACTTGTGGTCTTTTTGTCGTTACCTTTTAAACAAGTGAAGAAATGCTTAATAGtgatatatttattattaattgtaaGATAATATATTAAATTTCAAGACTATAAAATCTTTTTCTACATGAAATATATTGCAGCTAATTAACATGTTAC
This genomic window from Eretmochelys imbricata isolate rEreImb1 chromosome 3, rEreImb1.hap1, whole genome shotgun sequence contains:
- the PPM1B gene encoding protein phosphatase 1B isoform X2 translates to MGAFLDKPKTDKHNAHGAGNGLRYGLSSMQGWRVEMEDAHTAVVGIPHGLEDWSFFAVYDGHAGSRVANYCSTHLLEHITNNDDFRASEKPGSALEPSVENVKSGIRTGFLKIDEYMRNFSDLRNGMDRSGSTAVGVMISREHIYFINCGDSRAVLFRNGQVCFSTQDHKPCNPREKERIQNAGGSVMIQRVNGSLAVSRALGDYDYKCVDGKGPTEQLVSPEPEVYEILRAEEDEFIILACDGIWDVMSNEELCEFVKSRLEVSDDLEKVCNWVVDTCLHKGSRDNMSIVLVCFSNAPKVSDEAVKKDAELDKHLESRVEEIMEKSGEEGMPDLAHVMRILSAENIPNLPPGGGLAGKRNIIEAVYNRLNPHRENDGTMEPQYGDLL
- the PPM1B gene encoding protein phosphatase 1B isoform X3, which encodes MGAFLDKPKTDKHNAHGAGNGLRYGLSSMQGWRVEMEDAHTAVVGIPHGLEDWSFFAVYDGHAGSRVANYCSTHLLEHITNNDDFRASEKPGSALEPSVENVKSGIRTGFLKIDEYMRNFSDLRNGMDRSGSTAVGVMISREHIYFINCGDSRAVLFRNGQVCFSTQDHKPCNPREKERIQNAGGSVMIQRVNGSLAVSRALGDYDYKCVDGKGPTEQLVSPEPEVYEILRAEEDEFIILACDGIWDVMSNEELCEFVKSRLEVSDDLEKVCNWVVDTCLHKGSRDNMSIVLVCFSNAPKVSDEAVKKDAELDKHLESRVEEIMEKSGEEGMPDLAHVMRILSAENIPNLPPGGGLAGKRNIIEAVYNRLNPHRENDGGAGDLEDPW